AAAACGCCTGATGCGATGACGATTATGCTTATCGCGATCAGGATCCAGCCGGTGATCGACTTGCCGTTAAAAAAGACAAACGCGATTCCGAAGATGAGCGGGACAAGCGACAAACCAAAACTGTTGTAACCGCGCCAATTCCAAAAGCCGCTCGTCACGATCACGCGGCTAATTAGCATATACCCGCCGGCGATCGTCATGATGAATCCGATCACGAACTCGATCAAGCCTCCAGAAGTTCCGCCCGGTTTTTTTAGATCGTCAAATTCCATAATAAATTGTCAATTGTGAGAGTTGTCCTGCGTCCAAGACTCGATCACCCAATCTAAAATTGACAATCATCTTTGCCTATCCCAATTTCAGATCTTTCAGAATCCCTTTCAGAAGCCCACGAGTCTCAGCAGTCACTCGAACCAACGGGAGTCTCAAATTCTCTTCGCACAAGCCCATCTCTTTCATCACGAACTTGCACGGAGCGGGCGACGATTCGATGAAGTTTGCTTCCATCAAAGGCAGTATTTTGTAGTTGATTTTTCGTGCGAAATGGAACGAGCCGTTCAGCGCGTGTTCGACCATTTTCGCAGTTTCTTTTGGGATTTCGTTGGCACAAACTGACACCAGGCCATCTGCACCAAGAGAAATAAGCGGTAAGGTTGACGCATCATCGCCCGAAAAAACTCTGAAATACTTAGGACGATTAGCGATTATTTCCATAACTTGAGAATAATTGCCCGACGCTTCTTTGGTCGCAACGATGTTGTTAAACGTGTTCGCCAATCGTAGCGTAGTGTCGGCCGAAATATTCGAAGCGGTCCGCGATGGTACGTTGTAGAGCATAATTGGAAAACCCATTACGCTCTTTGCGATCTCGGAATAGTGGGCGAATATGCCTTCCTGTGTCGGTTTGTTATAGTACGGAGCCACGATCAACGCGGCGTCGGCCCCTGCCTCACGGGCTTTGCGTGTAAAATCAATCGTCGCTGCGGTGCTATTGCTTCCCGTTCCGGCAACAACGTGAGCGTCGATCCGTTTTGCAACCTCGACCGTCATTTTGATGACGTGCAGACGTTCGTGCTCGTCCATCGTCACGCTCTCACCAGTCGTCCCGCACGGCACAAGTATCTTGACGCCGCCCTTCACCTGCCGCTCGACAAGTTTCCGGAAGCAATCGTCATCGATCGAGCCATCCTTATGGAAAGGCGTCACCAAGGCGGTCGCACACCCACTCATCCATTCGATCCTCATTGTCATAAACACAGATTAACACAGAAATGAAGGCGGAAACACGACCGGTAGGGAGTGTGTTTTCGACAAGGTTATCTATAGCGGCCCCGAACGCAGTTGCTACTGCTCTCTGTTCTGACAGATCTCATCTATAACTTCCGTAAACTCATAAAACCCTGTCTTTCCGATTATCCATTCGGCGGCGAGGATCGATCCGGCGGCGAAACCTTCGCGGGAGCGCGCAGTATGCTCTAGTAGAATTTGGTCGGCCACGCCGTCAAAGCCTACACGGTGCGTGCCCGGAATGTTGCCCGCTCTTGTTGCCGAGACGCTGAATTCATCTGTGATGTGTTCAGCAACAATATCTTTAAGTTTAAGGGCTGTTCCGCTCGGGCTATCTTTTTTGCGTGAGTGATGCTGTTCCTCGATAAATGCTTCGTATTCGGGAAACTTCGCGAACAACTTCGCCGCGTGTGCTACGACGCGGTAAAAAAGATTGATGCCGATCGAAAAATTAGCCCCGAAAACCATCGCTCCGTCTTTACTGTTGACTAATTGCTCGACCTCTTCGCGTTCAACATTCCAGCCCGTCGTACCCTCTACTAGCGGCACCTTCGCCAACAGACAAGCCTCGACATTTCGCCGCACCGCGTCCGCCGTCGTGAAATCGATCGCGGCATCGACGCCGCGAAGTTGATCCGCGAATTCAGCCGACGACGAGCGGGCATCAGAACTGTCGATGACAACGGCGATCTCGTGTCCTTTGACTTCGGCAAGATGGTGGATGATTTTCCCCATCGCCCCGTAACCGATAAGTGCAAGTTTCATAGCCTGATGATAGCGGAAAAATTCCTATTGTGAAATCTCTTCGGAACGGCTAGAATAAGAGTATTGACTCCTTGTTTCCTCCCCTCGTTTTGTCCACCCGTATTAATTCCTTCCTATGAAAAACCTAATCCTGATCGGAGCAATTTTAATTGGCGTTTTTTCCGCTAACTCGTTTGGTCAGTCGACATTGATAACTCGAAACTCTGTCTGGAAATATCTCGACAATGGTTCTAATCAGAGCACGCAATGGCAAAGCTCGAATTATAATGATTCAAATTGGGCGTCCGGGAATTCCGAACTCGGCTACGGTGATGGA
This is a stretch of genomic DNA from Chloracidobacterium sp.. It encodes these proteins:
- a CDS encoding 4-hydroxy-tetrahydrodipicolinate synthase; amino-acid sequence: MTMRIEWMSGCATALVTPFHKDGSIDDDCFRKLVERQVKGGVKILVPCGTTGESVTMDEHERLHVIKMTVEVAKRIDAHVVAGTGSNSTAATIDFTRKAREAGADAALIVAPYYNKPTQEGIFAHYSEIAKSVMGFPIMLYNVPSRTASNISADTTLRLANTFNNIVATKEASGNYSQVMEIIANRPKYFRVFSGDDASTLPLISLGADGLVSVCANEIPKETAKMVEHALNGSFHFARKINYKILPLMEANFIESSPAPCKFVMKEMGLCEENLRLPLVRVTAETRGLLKGILKDLKLG
- a CDS encoding dihydrodipicolinate reductase, with translation MKLALIGYGAMGKIIHHLAEVKGHEIAVVIDSSDARSSSAEFADQLRGVDAAIDFTTADAVRRNVEACLLAKVPLVEGTTGWNVEREEVEQLVNSKDGAMVFGANFSIGINLFYRVVAHAAKLFAKFPEYEAFIEEQHHSRKKDSPSGTALKLKDIVAEHITDEFSVSATRAGNIPGTHRVGFDGVADQILLEHTARSREGFAAGSILAAEWIIGKTGFYEFTEVIDEICQNREQ